Proteins encoded in a region of the Pseudomonas putida genome:
- the cysZ gene encoding sulfate transporter CysZ: MQAPVLSGPQYLREGLKLVLSPNLRLFVLLPLTVNLLLFGGLIYFAGHQFGLWLDALMPTLPDWLSFLSYILWPLFVALLLLMVFFTFTLVANIIAAPFNGFLAEKVEVVVRGEDTFPAFSWGELLAMVPRTFSREMRKLGYFLPRAIGLFILSLIPVVNVVAAPLWLIFGVWMMAIQYIDYPADNNKMSWQDMLAWLRQKRWQSLGFGGITYLALMIPGVNVLMMPAAVAGATLFWVRERN; this comes from the coding sequence ATGCAAGCCCCTGTCCTCTCTGGCCCCCAGTACCTGCGTGAAGGCCTGAAACTGGTGCTGAGCCCCAACCTGCGGTTGTTCGTGCTGCTGCCGCTAACGGTCAACCTGCTGCTGTTCGGTGGCCTGATCTACTTCGCCGGCCACCAGTTCGGGCTGTGGCTCGATGCCTTGATGCCAACGCTGCCTGACTGGTTGAGCTTCCTCAGCTACATCCTTTGGCCGTTGTTCGTTGCCTTGCTGCTGCTGATGGTGTTTTTCACCTTCACCCTGGTGGCAAACATCATCGCCGCCCCATTCAATGGCTTCCTGGCGGAAAAGGTCGAGGTGGTGGTCCGTGGCGAAGACACCTTCCCAGCGTTCAGCTGGGGCGAACTGCTGGCCATGGTACCGCGCACCTTCAGCCGCGAAATGCGCAAGCTGGGGTACTTCCTGCCGCGGGCCATCGGCCTGTTCATCCTGTCGCTGATCCCGGTGGTCAACGTGGTGGCGGCGCCGCTGTGGCTCATCTTCGGTGTGTGGATGATGGCCATCCAGTACATCGACTACCCGGCGGACAACAACAAGATGAGCTGGCAGGACATGCTCGCCTGGCTGCGCCAGAAGCGCTGGCAAAGCCTGGGTTTTGGCGGCATCACCTACCTGGCGCTGATGATTCCGGGGGTGAACGTGCTGATGATGCCGGCGGCGGTGGCGGGGGCTACGTTGTTCTGGGTGCGCGAGCGCAACTGA
- the trxB gene encoding thioredoxin-disulfide reductase has protein sequence MSEVRHSRVIILGSGPAGYSAAVYAARANLKPLLITGMQAGGQLTTTTEVDNWPGDPHGLTGPALMQRMQEHAERFETEIVFDHINAVDLANKPFTLQGDSGKYTCDALIIATGASARYLGLPSEETFMGKGVSACATCDGFFYRNKPVAVVGGGNTAVEEALYLANIASKVTLVHRRETFRAEKILVDKLNARVAEGKIELKLNATLDEVLGDNMGVTGARLKNNDGSSDEIKVDGVFIAIGHTPNTSLFEGQLTLKDGYLVVNGGREGNATATNVEGVFAAGDVADHVYRQAITSAGAGCMAALDVERYLDGLANASF, from the coding sequence ATGTCTGAAGTACGTCATTCGCGCGTCATCATTCTCGGTTCCGGCCCTGCCGGTTATAGCGCTGCGGTGTATGCCGCCCGTGCCAACCTCAAGCCGCTGCTGATCACCGGCATGCAGGCCGGTGGCCAGCTGACCACCACCACCGAAGTCGACAACTGGCCGGGCGACCCCCACGGCCTGACCGGCCCGGCGCTGATGCAGCGTATGCAAGAGCATGCCGAGCGTTTCGAAACCGAAATCGTCTTCGACCACATCAATGCTGTCGACCTGGCCAACAAGCCGTTCACCCTGCAGGGTGACAGTGGCAAGTACACCTGCGACGCGCTGATCATCGCCACTGGCGCCAGCGCTCGCTACTTGGGCCTGCCGTCGGAAGAAACCTTCATGGGCAAAGGCGTTTCGGCCTGTGCTACTTGCGACGGTTTCTTCTACCGCAACAAGCCGGTCGCCGTGGTCGGCGGTGGCAACACTGCCGTGGAAGAGGCGCTGTACCTGGCCAACATCGCCAGCAAGGTGACCTTGGTACACCGTCGCGAAACCTTCCGCGCCGAGAAGATTCTGGTCGACAAGCTGAACGCGCGCGTGGCCGAAGGCAAGATCGAGCTCAAGCTCAACGCCACCCTGGACGAAGTGCTGGGTGACAACATGGGCGTGACCGGTGCGCGCCTGAAGAACAACGATGGCAGCAGTGACGAGATCAAGGTCGACGGCGTATTCATCGCCATTGGACACACCCCGAACACTTCGCTGTTCGAAGGCCAGCTGACCTTGAAGGACGGCTACCTGGTAGTCAATGGCGGCCGTGAAGGCAATGCCACCGCCACCAACGTCGAGGGCGTGTTCGCCGCCGGTGACGTGGCTGACCACGTTTACCGTCAGGCCATTACCTCGGCCGGCGCTGGCTGCATGGCGGCATTGGATGTGGAGCGTTACCTGGACGGGTTGGCCAACGCTTCGTTCTGA
- the nadC gene encoding carboxylating nicotinate-nucleotide diphosphorylase, translating into MPNLRLADLTAEIEANVRRALLEDIGSGDITAQLIPAERLAKATIITREDCVIAGTAWVDAVFRQLDPRVAVHWQVADGERATANQPLFHLEGPARSLLSGERSALNFLQMLSGVATRARFLADLVADTQVRLLDTRKTLPGLRLAQKYAVTCGGCDNHRIGLYDAFLIKENHIAASGGVAQAVAAAHRIAPGKPVEIEVESLEELREALAAGADIIMLDELNLDEMREAVRINAGKAKLEASGGVNETTLRVIAETGVDYISIGAMTKDVKAVDLSMRLSL; encoded by the coding sequence ATGCCGAACCTACGCCTTGCCGACCTGACCGCTGAAATTGAAGCCAACGTGCGCCGCGCATTGTTGGAGGACATCGGCAGTGGCGATATCACCGCGCAGTTGATCCCGGCCGAGCGCCTGGCCAAGGCCACCATCATCACCCGCGAGGATTGCGTAATCGCCGGCACCGCCTGGGTCGATGCCGTCTTCCGCCAGCTCGACCCGCGTGTTGCAGTGCACTGGCAGGTGGCCGACGGTGAACGGGCTACTGCCAATCAGCCACTGTTCCATCTGGAAGGCCCGGCCCGCTCGCTGCTCAGCGGTGAGCGCAGCGCGCTGAATTTCTTGCAGATGCTGTCGGGGGTCGCCACCCGTGCACGCTTCCTCGCCGACCTGGTGGCAGACACCCAGGTACGCCTGCTGGACACCCGCAAAACCCTGCCTGGCCTGCGCTTGGCGCAGAAGTACGCGGTGACCTGTGGCGGCTGCGACAACCATCGCATCGGCCTGTACGACGCCTTCCTGATCAAGGAAAACCATATTGCTGCCAGCGGCGGCGTAGCCCAAGCCGTGGCGGCGGCGCACCGCATCGCACCGGGCAAACCGGTGGAAATCGAGGTGGAGAGCCTGGAAGAACTGCGTGAGGCGCTGGCCGCTGGTGCAGACATCATCATGCTCGACGAGCTCAACCTGGACGAAATGCGCGAAGCGGTGCGTATCAACGCTGGCAAGGCCAAGCTGGAGGCCAGTGGCGGGGTAAACGAAACGACCTTGCGGGTGATTGCCGAGACTGGGGTGGACTACATCTCGATTGGCGCCATGACCAAGGATGTAAAGGCGGTAGACCTGTCGATGCGATTGAGCCTGTGA
- a CDS encoding DUF1631 domain-containing protein — translation MQKEGKVVPLAAAIDRGGRAPLPCLPVLLLQVRDKAALQLRQGLQDLFDNADDTLFEMADKALDCCDQSLYFEAMRDLRLKRKSIERGFLDTFYDTFARIGQIDLLAQQVEPGNLCSKAQLERAAAIDGMVARVLSRDGIALQQLGLRLQALLDRPLYEPHNPLGPAALCSYFLDAGRNLGVGLRVKLVLLKLFERYVLRDADVIYGEANQLLAAAGVLPELQPAPRRRAEDQRMRARRGHANLGQTVGADAAGQAFFASVQALLAPVRGQFAPRLQAVSAAQPISCADLLRLLSHLQHYVPATHEADDFELGQQLEQLLLRVSVRSGTRRRLAVADEDMINLVGMLFAFIHNDDNLPASLRALIARLHIPLLKVALLDKGLFSRASHPARRLLNEVAGAAIGWEYGREGQRDSLHLRVERIVQRLLNDFAEDVGLFTELLDDFLAFNQDERRRNELLEQRTRDAEEGRARTLQARQQVQDVLNQRLRGRVLPQVVVHMLVQAWSQVLLLAWLKQGENSQEWRDALQTMDTLLASITAPHEPQALLQQVPGLLKALRGGLASVALDALATREFFLQLEQLHLRACAGAQVLPSGDGQPLADVRVAEDIVLAMAEEPACVPLQIADGQAAALHQAQRLRIGTWVEALDEDEPLRCKLVARINSSDRLVFANRTGMKVREWSSTSLAQALQRGEVRVLDDGLLFERALEAVLDGLRQGLVQ, via the coding sequence ATGCAAAAAGAAGGCAAGGTGGTGCCCTTGGCGGCAGCCATCGACCGAGGCGGGCGTGCGCCTCTGCCTTGCCTTCCGGTCTTGCTACTGCAAGTGCGCGACAAGGCTGCTCTGCAGTTGCGTCAGGGTTTGCAGGACTTGTTCGACAACGCCGACGACACCCTTTTCGAAATGGCCGACAAGGCCTTGGACTGCTGTGACCAGAGCCTGTACTTCGAGGCCATGCGCGACTTGCGCCTGAAGCGCAAAAGCATCGAACGTGGTTTTCTCGATACGTTCTACGACACCTTTGCGCGCATTGGCCAAATCGACCTGCTGGCTCAGCAGGTCGAGCCGGGCAACCTTTGCAGCAAGGCCCAACTGGAGCGGGCTGCCGCCATCGATGGCATGGTGGCGCGGGTGTTGTCACGCGATGGCATTGCCTTGCAGCAGTTGGGCTTGCGTTTGCAGGCGCTGCTCGACCGGCCGCTGTACGAGCCGCACAACCCGTTGGGGCCTGCCGCATTATGCAGTTACTTCCTCGATGCCGGGCGTAACCTTGGGGTTGGTTTGCGGGTCAAGCTGGTGCTGCTCAAGCTGTTCGAGCGCTATGTGCTGCGCGATGCCGATGTGATCTATGGCGAAGCCAACCAACTGCTGGCCGCCGCCGGTGTGCTGCCCGAACTGCAGCCGGCACCGCGGCGGCGGGCTGAAGACCAGCGCATGCGTGCACGGAGGGGGCACGCGAACCTTGGTCAGACGGTGGGCGCGGATGCGGCAGGGCAGGCTTTCTTTGCCTCGGTGCAGGCGCTGCTGGCCCCGGTGCGCGGGCAGTTCGCCCCGCGCTTGCAGGCAGTGTCTGCCGCCCAGCCGATCAGCTGCGCCGACCTGCTCCGGCTGCTATCGCATTTGCAGCACTACGTGCCCGCCACCCACGAGGCCGATGATTTCGAGCTCGGCCAGCAGCTTGAGCAACTGTTGTTGCGGGTCAGCGTGCGCAGTGGCACGCGCCGGCGCCTTGCCGTGGCCGACGAAGACATGATCAACCTGGTTGGCATGCTGTTCGCCTTCATCCACAACGACGACAACCTGCCGGCCAGCCTGCGGGCGCTGATTGCCCGCTTGCACATTCCGCTACTCAAGGTGGCCTTGTTGGACAAGGGGCTGTTCAGCCGGGCGAGCCATCCGGCGCGCCGGCTGCTCAACGAGGTCGCCGGTGCGGCGATTGGCTGGGAATACGGCAGGGAAGGGCAGCGTGACAGCTTGCACTTGCGGGTAGAGCGAATCGTCCAGCGCCTGCTCAATGATTTTGCCGAAGATGTCGGCTTGTTCACCGAGCTGCTCGACGACTTCCTCGCTTTCAACCAGGACGAGCGGCGGCGCAACGAGTTGCTGGAACAACGCACCCGTGATGCCGAAGAAGGCCGAGCCCGGACGCTGCAGGCCAGGCAACAGGTGCAAGATGTGCTCAACCAGCGCCTGCGCGGCCGAGTATTGCCGCAGGTGGTGGTACACATGTTGGTACAGGCCTGGAGCCAGGTGTTGCTGCTGGCTTGGCTGAAACAGGGCGAGAATTCCCAGGAATGGCGCGACGCGTTGCAGACGATGGACACGCTGCTGGCCAGCATCACTGCGCCCCATGAGCCACAAGCCTTGTTGCAGCAGGTGCCGGGCCTGCTCAAGGCGCTGCGTGGGGGCTTGGCCAGCGTGGCCCTGGACGCGCTGGCCACCCGCGAGTTCTTCCTGCAATTGGAGCAGTTGCACCTGCGCGCCTGCGCAGGTGCCCAGGTGCTGCCGAGTGGCGATGGGCAACCACTGGCTGATGTACGGGTGGCCGAAGACATTGTGCTGGCAATGGCCGAAGAGCCCGCCTGTGTGCCGCTGCAGATCGCCGACGGGCAAGCTGCAGCGTTACACCAGGCTCAGCGCCTGCGCATCGGCACCTGGGTCGAGGCGCTCGATGAAGACGAACCCCTGCGCTGCAAGCTGGTGGCACGTATAAACAGCAGTGACCGGCTGGTGTTCGCCAATCGCACCGGCATGAAAGTGCGCGAATGGAGCAGCACCAGCCTGGCCCAGGCACTGCAGCGGGGCGAAGTGCGCGTGCTGGATGACGGGCTGCTGTTCGAGCGTGCACTGGAGGCCGTGCTCGACGGCTTGCGGCAAGGGCTGGTGCAGTAG
- the ampE gene encoding regulatory signaling modulator protein AmpE has translation MSFLVLLLALWVEKFSALRHQVQRDGFFLGELVRLERSGKVHPWWTLAILVLAPVALLVLLLHVLEPVAYGLLALPVHLLVLIYSLGRGDAKASMGPFRDAWRRGDDQAALHVAERDLGLVADEPHSLLVRVQGNLLWQVYQGFFAVIFWYFVLGPGAALAYRLLALCGEHSKQPTLKARAEQLRHIMDWLPVRVLALSFALVGNFLAVTRVMLHEVLNWHISAAHLVARVGRIADDIPEEEDSQRGLGRLDSLWELLLRCAVLWYAGFALWTVLV, from the coding sequence ATGAGTTTTCTGGTTTTGTTGCTGGCGCTGTGGGTCGAGAAGTTCTCGGCTTTGCGCCATCAGGTGCAGCGCGATGGGTTCTTCCTTGGCGAACTTGTACGCCTTGAGCGCAGCGGTAAGGTGCACCCGTGGTGGACGCTGGCCATTCTGGTCTTGGCGCCGGTCGCGCTGCTGGTATTGCTGCTGCATGTGCTGGAGCCAGTGGCCTATGGCTTGCTGGCCTTGCCGGTGCACCTGCTGGTGCTGATCTACAGCCTGGGCCGTGGCGATGCCAAGGCCTCGATGGGCCCGTTCCGCGATGCCTGGCGGCGGGGCGACGACCAGGCGGCGCTGCATGTGGCCGAGCGTGACCTGGGCCTGGTGGCCGATGAGCCGCACAGCCTGCTGGTACGGGTACAAGGCAACCTGCTGTGGCAGGTGTACCAGGGCTTTTTCGCGGTGATCTTCTGGTATTTCGTGTTGGGCCCCGGTGCGGCGTTGGCTTATCGACTGCTGGCACTGTGTGGCGAACACAGCAAGCAGCCGACGCTCAAGGCGCGTGCCGAGCAGCTGCGGCACATCATGGACTGGCTGCCAGTACGGGTGCTGGCGCTGAGCTTTGCCCTGGTGGGCAACTTCCTCGCCGTGACACGGGTAATGCTGCACGAGGTGCTCAACTGGCACATCAGCGCCGCGCACCTGGTGGCCCGGGTCGGGCGTATTGCCGATGACATTCCAGAGGAAGAAGACAGCCAGCGTGGGCTGGGGCGGCTGGACAGCCTGTGGGAGCTGCTGCTGCGCTGTGCGGTGTTGTGGTATGCCGGGTTCGCGCTGTGGACCGTGCTGGTTTGA
- a CDS encoding TatD family hydrolase, protein MRLIDTHTHLDFPDFDADRSRLLANAAARGVERMVVLGVYQANFQRVWDLACANERLFAALGLHPVYLDEHRPEHLTQLRQWLERLRGDPRLCAVGEFGLDYYLEDLDKTRQQGLFEAQLQMACDFDLPALLHVRRSHAQVIATLKRYKPVRAGVIHAFAGSYEEAREYIKLGFRLGLGGAGTWPQALRLRKTLARLPLESVVLETDAPDMAPVMHPGMRNSPEHLPDIAGALAQVMGLDVEELAQASSRNACELFGW, encoded by the coding sequence ATGCGCCTGATCGACACCCACACTCACTTGGACTTCCCCGACTTCGACGCCGACCGCTCGCGCCTGCTGGCCAACGCGGCGGCACGCGGGGTGGAACGGATGGTGGTGCTGGGGGTTTATCAGGCAAATTTCCAACGGGTGTGGGACCTGGCCTGCGCCAATGAACGCCTGTTTGCGGCACTCGGCCTGCACCCGGTGTACCTCGACGAGCATCGCCCAGAGCACCTGACGCAATTACGCCAATGGCTGGAGCGCCTGCGCGGCGACCCGCGGCTATGCGCCGTGGGCGAGTTTGGCCTGGACTATTACCTTGAGGACCTGGACAAAACGCGCCAACAGGGCCTGTTCGAAGCGCAACTGCAAATGGCCTGCGACTTCGACCTGCCCGCGCTGTTGCATGTGCGCCGCAGCCATGCCCAGGTAATTGCCACGCTCAAGCGTTACAAACCGGTGCGGGCGGGGGTGATCCATGCGTTTGCCGGCAGTTACGAAGAAGCCCGTGAGTACATCAAGCTGGGCTTCCGCCTCGGGCTTGGCGGCGCCGGCACCTGGCCGCAGGCGCTGCGGCTGCGCAAGACGCTGGCGCGGCTGCCGCTGGAGAGCGTGGTGCTGGAGACCGATGCGCCGGATATGGCGCCGGTGATGCACCCAGGGATGCGCAACAGCCCGGAACACTTGCCGGACATTGCCGGGGCGCTGGCCCAGGTGATGGGCTTGGATGTAGAAGAGCTGGCGCAGGCCAGTAGCCGCAATGCCTGCGAGTTGTTTGGCTGGTGA
- the cra gene encoding catabolite repressor/activator codes for MKLSDIARLAGVSVTTASYVINGKAEQQRISNSTVERVRAVVEAHGFTPNPQAAGLRSRHTRTLGFILPDLENPSYARIAKQLEQGARARGYQLLIASSDDQPDSERQLQQLFRARRCDALFVASCLPPEDDSYRDLQDKGLPVIAIDRRLDPAHFCSVISDDRDASRQLAASLLNSAPRSIALIGARPELSVSQARAGGFDEALQGYAGEVRRYQGEAFSRECGQRLMQQLIEDLGGLPDALVTTSYVLLQGVFDTLQARPADSRQLQLGTFGDNQLLDFLPLPVNAMAQQHGLIAATALELALAAIEEKRYEPGVHAVGRTFKQRITAA; via the coding sequence GTGAAACTCAGCGATATCGCCCGTCTGGCCGGTGTGTCCGTGACCACTGCCAGCTACGTCATCAACGGCAAGGCTGAACAGCAGCGCATCAGCAACAGTACTGTCGAGCGGGTACGCGCGGTGGTCGAAGCCCACGGCTTCACCCCCAACCCGCAGGCTGCTGGGCTGCGCAGCCGGCATACCCGCACCCTGGGCTTCATTCTCCCGGATCTGGAGAACCCCAGCTACGCCCGCATTGCCAAGCAACTGGAGCAAGGCGCCCGCGCCCGCGGCTACCAGTTGCTGATCGCCAGCAGCGACGACCAGCCCGACAGCGAGCGCCAACTGCAGCAGCTGTTCCGTGCGCGCCGATGCGATGCATTGTTCGTTGCCAGCTGCCTGCCGCCAGAAGATGACAGCTACCGTGACTTGCAGGACAAAGGCCTGCCGGTGATCGCCATCGACCGCCGCCTGGACCCTGCGCACTTCTGCTCGGTGATCAGCGATGACCGCGATGCCAGCCGCCAACTGGCCGCCAGCCTGCTCAATTCGGCCCCACGCAGCATTGCCTTGATCGGCGCACGCCCCGAGCTGTCGGTCAGCCAGGCGCGCGCAGGCGGTTTCGACGAAGCCCTGCAAGGTTATGCCGGCGAAGTGCGCCGCTACCAGGGCGAAGCGTTCAGCCGCGAGTGCGGCCAACGCCTGATGCAGCAGCTGATCGAAGACCTGGGTGGCTTGCCGGATGCCCTGGTGACCACCTCCTATGTGCTGCTGCAAGGGGTGTTCGACACCCTGCAGGCACGCCCTGCCGATTCGCGTCAGCTGCAACTGGGCACCTTTGGCGACAACCAACTGCTCGACTTCCTGCCGCTACCGGTCAATGCCATGGCCCAGCAGCATGGCCTGATTGCCGCCACCGCGCTGGAACTGGCCCTGGCCGCAATTGAGGAAAAACGCTACGAACCCGGCGTGCATGCCGTTGGCCGCACCTTCAAGCAACGCATCACAGCGGCCTGA
- the ptsP gene encoding phosphoenolpyruvate--protein phosphotransferase translates to MLELAKEQIAMGQTAADKAEALSLLADRLVGDGLVAEGYLQGLQAREVQGSTFLGQGIAIPHGTPQTRDLVYTTGVRLLQFPEGVDWGDGQMVYLAIGIAARSDEHLRLLQLLTRALGETDLAEALRRASSAEALLKLLQGAPQALALDAQLVGLNLPAEDFDELAWRGARLLQRADCVDSGFAAVLQQAEPLPLGEGLWWLHSERQVRQPGLAFITPQQPLRYRDQPLNGLFCLASLGAAHQALLERLCEVLIEGRGQMLYQATSSRAVLEVLGGEAPADWPSARIVLANPHGLHARPAKVLAQLAKGFEGEIRVRLVDSAQPAVSLKSLSKLLSLGARRGQVLELVAEPGIAADALPVLLAAIEQGLGEEVEPLPQSVTPMADHPPEVLQAPAAGSRIQGVGAAPGIASGPAHVCVEREFDYPLRGESCAQERQKLRAAIASVNGELQALVLRSDKAIGEIFVTHQEMLADPALTDDIEQRLAQGESAAAAWMAVIEAAARQQESLHDALLAERAADLRDIGRRVLAQLCGVQAQVEPEQPYVLVMTEVGPSDVARLDPNRVAGIVTAQGGATAHSAIVARALGIPAVVGAGASILLLESGTPLLLDGQRGVVSVAPPVDELQQALAERDLREQRLQAAWANRFEPAVTRDGHAVEVFANIGDSNGIAKVVEQGAEGVGLLRTELIFMAHPQAPDVATQEAEYRRVLDGLGGRPLVVRTLDVGGDKPLPYWPIAAEENPFLGVRGVRLTLQRPQIMEDQLRALLRAADQRPLRIMFPMVGQVHEWREARAMVERLRAEIPVADLQLGIMVEVPSAALLAAQLAREVDFFSIGTNDLTQYTLAIDRGHPSLSAQADGLHPAVLTLIDMTVRAAHAQGKWVGVCGELAADPQAVAVLLGLDVDELSVSARSIAEVKALVRQADHQTARALAREALQQDSAAAVRALVERY, encoded by the coding sequence ATGCTCGAGCTCGCCAAGGAGCAGATAGCCATGGGCCAGACGGCCGCCGACAAGGCCGAGGCATTGAGCCTGCTGGCGGACCGGCTGGTCGGGGACGGCCTGGTCGCCGAGGGTTACCTGCAAGGGCTGCAAGCCCGCGAGGTGCAGGGCTCGACGTTCCTTGGCCAGGGCATCGCCATCCCCCATGGCACGCCGCAAACCCGTGATCTGGTGTATACCACCGGCGTGCGTTTGCTGCAGTTCCCCGAGGGTGTGGACTGGGGTGACGGGCAAATGGTCTACCTGGCCATCGGTATCGCCGCTCGCTCCGACGAACACCTGCGCCTGCTGCAGCTGCTCACCCGCGCCCTGGGCGAGACCGACCTGGCCGAAGCGCTGCGCCGGGCCAGTTCCGCCGAAGCGCTGCTCAAGCTGCTGCAGGGCGCACCACAGGCACTGGCGCTGGATGCGCAGCTGGTTGGCCTGAACCTGCCGGCTGAAGACTTCGACGAACTGGCCTGGCGCGGTGCCCGCCTGTTGCAACGTGCCGATTGTGTCGACAGCGGCTTTGCCGCCGTATTGCAGCAAGCCGAGCCGCTGCCGCTGGGTGAGGGCCTTTGGTGGCTGCACAGCGAGCGTCAGGTACGTCAGCCGGGCCTGGCGTTCATCACCCCCCAGCAGCCGTTGCGCTATCGCGACCAACCGCTCAACGGTTTGTTCTGCCTGGCGAGCCTAGGCGCCGCTCACCAAGCCTTGCTCGAGCGCCTGTGCGAAGTGCTGATTGAAGGCCGTGGGCAGATGCTCTACCAGGCCACCAGCAGCCGCGCGGTACTGGAAGTGCTGGGCGGCGAAGCGCCGGCGGATTGGCCCAGCGCGCGTATTGTGCTGGCCAACCCTCATGGCCTGCATGCCCGCCCGGCCAAGGTGCTGGCACAGCTGGCCAAAGGCTTTGAAGGGGAAATCCGTGTGCGCCTGGTCGACAGCGCGCAGCCAGCGGTGTCGCTGAAGAGCCTGAGCAAGCTGCTGAGCCTGGGCGCCCGCCGGGGTCAGGTGCTGGAGCTGGTCGCCGAGCCTGGCATCGCCGCCGATGCCTTGCCGGTGCTGCTGGCCGCTATCGAACAAGGCCTTGGCGAAGAGGTTGAACCGCTGCCGCAGAGCGTCACGCCCATGGCCGATCACCCGCCCGAAGTGCTGCAGGCCCCAGCCGCCGGCAGCCGTATCCAGGGTGTGGGCGCAGCGCCCGGCATTGCCAGTGGCCCGGCGCATGTCTGTGTCGAGCGTGAGTTCGACTATCCGTTGCGTGGCGAATCCTGCGCCCAGGAGCGGCAGAAGCTGCGCGCAGCCATCGCCAGTGTGAACGGCGAACTGCAGGCGTTGGTGCTGCGCAGCGACAAGGCCATTGGCGAAATTTTCGTCACCCATCAGGAAATGCTTGCCGACCCGGCCCTGACCGACGATATCGAACAGCGCCTGGCCCAGGGCGAAAGCGCTGCGGCCGCCTGGATGGCCGTGATCGAAGCCGCAGCCCGTCAGCAGGAGTCGTTGCACGATGCCCTGCTCGCCGAGCGCGCCGCCGACCTGCGCGACATTGGCCGCCGCGTGCTGGCGCAGCTGTGTGGAGTGCAGGCGCAGGTTGAACCCGAGCAACCCTATGTGTTGGTGATGACTGAAGTCGGCCCGTCCGATGTCGCCCGCCTGGACCCGAACCGGGTTGCCGGCATCGTCACCGCCCAAGGCGGTGCCACGGCCCACAGTGCCATCGTCGCCCGTGCATTGGGCATTCCGGCGGTGGTCGGCGCAGGTGCGTCGATTCTGCTGCTGGAGAGTGGCACGCCGCTGCTGCTCGATGGCCAGCGTGGAGTGGTCAGCGTGGCGCCGCCAGTGGATGAGTTGCAACAGGCGCTGGCCGAGCGCGACCTGCGTGAGCAGCGCCTGCAGGCTGCCTGGGCCAACCGCTTCGAGCCAGCCGTCACCCGTGATGGTCATGCCGTCGAGGTGTTCGCCAACATTGGCGACAGCAACGGCATCGCCAAGGTGGTGGAGCAGGGCGCCGAAGGCGTTGGCCTGCTGCGCACCGAACTGATTTTCATGGCCCACCCTCAAGCGCCGGACGTGGCCACCCAGGAGGCCGAGTACCGCCGTGTGCTTGATGGCCTGGGCGGGCGGCCACTGGTGGTGCGCACCCTCGATGTCGGTGGCGACAAGCCGCTGCCTTACTGGCCCATCGCCGCCGAGGAAAACCCGTTCCTTGGTGTACGTGGCGTACGCCTGACGCTGCAGCGCCCGCAAATCATGGAAGACCAGTTGCGCGCCTTGCTACGGGCCGCCGACCAGCGACCGCTGCGCATCATGTTCCCGATGGTTGGCCAGGTGCACGAATGGCGCGAGGCTCGGGCCATGGTCGAGCGCCTGCGTGCAGAAATCCCGGTCGCCGACCTGCAACTGGGCATCATGGTCGAGGTGCCTTCGGCGGCCCTGCTGGCAGCGCAATTGGCGCGCGAAGTGGACTTCTTCAGCATCGGCACCAATGACCTGACCCAGTACACCTTGGCCATCGACCGTGGCCACCCCAGCCTCTCGGCCCAGGCCGACGGCCTGCACCCGGCAGTATTGACCCTGATCGACATGACGGTGCGTGCCGCCCATGCCCAAGGCAAGTGGGTGGGCGTGTGTGGCGAGCTGGCGGCCGACCCGCAGGCGGTCGCCGTGCTGCTGGGCCTGGACGTGGACGAGCTCAGTGTATCCGCGCGCAGCATCGCCGAAGTCAAGGCACTGGTTCGCCAGGCCGATCACCAGACGGCCCGCGCCCTGGCGCGCGAAGCCTTGCAACAGGACAGCGCTGCGGCAGTTCGCGCGCTGGTGGAGCGTTACTGA